The genomic interval CACTGTGGGCACGTGGCCGTGCCAGGCGGGGCCCCCGTGGCGGCGGCCAACTGATTGCTCTTTCATCCGCCCTGGACCTCCCATCCCTGCACCTGCCTGGCCTCTGGCCTCTGAGCAGAGGGGGCTTCGCAGGCCACCCTCTGCCCATGTCGCCGGCCAGGGTGGGGGCCGCGGGGTGGACAGGGCCTGCCTTCGGCGAGACAGGCCTCGGAGCAACCACCCCTCAGCCTCGGCACCCCACGCCCCTTGGCCGTGGCCTTGGCTGGGCTGTGTGTTCCGCCTCCAGCCCTGTgcccggggtgggggggctgcTTTCCCAGGGCCTCTGTGGTTTGGGGTGGAGGTGTGGAGGGCGGAAGGAGTGTTTTTCCTGAACTGAGCTGACTTTTCTCCAGGTCCTGCCTGGTCGGTCCAAGTGTCCCTTCTTGCCAGGGAGGGGACAGCCCATCCCCGCTCGGTGCTCCACGCGTGCGGGAGtgtgtgctgtgctttggaaGCCGTTTTCTCGCGGTGTCACAACTGCTGGAAGCAGCACATCCCTAGACTCAGAGCACATAAAAACTGTTCCCTTTTCCCCAAAGTTACACAATCTGGTGGATtggttttaaactgttttttcttctactttaaaaaaaaagggtttggctttctccattttcattttatttctcactgCGGAGACGTGAGAGGCTCAGAATGAAATGCCTTTCTTAAAGAGTTTCAAGTGAAGCCATTTCAGGCTTTTCTGAGCAGTGCCACGTTCGGAGACTTCCCTGGCGAGCCCCGGGCTgagggcaggggcgggggggcgggggcgcTGGGCCAGCCTCGCAcgctctggggggggggggcgggcggcAGGCAGCCCACTGGCCTCAGGCCTTGGCCTCggccctgccccgcccccgcGGGGATGTTGGGGTCGTGTGCGATGGGGCCGGCCCATCCTAGGAGGGAAAATCAATCACTGTCCCCTCCGGGGGAGGAGGGGTCTGCCCAGGCGGCCACCGCCACTTCACCCACCACGCAGGGCAGGCTCAGTGCCTGTTCCAAGCCACCGTTCAGCCATATCCTCAAATGAGGGGACGCGTCAGGCACCCCCGCTCAGGCCTCTGGCCTTGGGCTTCCCGGGGCCCGGAGAGGCCGGGCCCTCGCTGCTGGCCTGGCCACCTCGTCTTGCACCCACTGGGTGTCCCTAGGCCTGGCGTCATCTGGGTAGCAACCTGTGGGCAGCTCGGGGTTCTGGACCCCGGGGTGCCCGCTTTGTACTGACCCTACTGTCTGGGTGGCCCGGGGGCAGGGCAGGCCACTGCAGGGACTTGGAGAGCAGAGGGCATCCTGGACAGCCAAGGGCAAGGCtgaggggaagagggaaagacCCGCCCATGGGAGTCACGGGTGGGAGGGTGGGGCCACCAGGTGGTCACAGTGTGGGGCGCAGCTGCCACCTGGGACGTGCCAGGGCCGGGCACGGAGGCGTGGACGGGCAGTGAGGGCAGGGCCGGCCTGGGCTGCGCCTCTGCCCTCTGTGGGAGCTGGCACTGGCTGCACACACAGACTGCGGGTGTTGAGGTGGCCGGGGTGGGGACCACACGCTGCAGGCGACAGCGGGCCTGCAGGGGCAGCTCCTCTCCTGGGGACCCCATGGGTGGCCAGGGCCTTCCCCTCCCGGGTGGGCTGGGCCACAGGGCCCTGGTACCCTGCTGGGGGGGTTCATCCCCAGGGGCCCAGAACGGCCTGGTTGCTGGGCAGCCAGTTGTCCTGCAGTCCTGACCCAGGTGTTTGCATGTGTGGGTGTGAGCATGCACACTGGCTCATGTGGGTGTGAGGCTCTGGCCTGTGCCCCACTCTGGGAGGACGTGGTCATGTCCATCCCAGGCACTATGTCGGGGCAGAGGGCCTGGTCCCCGAGAAGCCCCCGCCTGCCCGGCCTTTGCCCCAGGGAcaacagagggaccagcctcctCCTCCCTGATCTCTGGCCTGTCCTTTGAGCAGCCCAGGGGCCACATGGGCCCCACAGGTCACGGTGGCTTCTACCTGCCGCCTGCACCCCAGGCCGGGCCCAACCCGGTCATGCCCCTGCCCAGGGCCAGCCACAGTGTTCCCTCAGGCAGGCGCATGGGCTGCGCGGGTCCGAGCCTCAGCTCCCCAAGTGCGCAGGCAAGTGGGGCCTGGCTGGAGCCTGGGCCGCTTGTGGGTGTCACtgcccggggggggggggcgtcccGGGGCCAGCGTCCTACCGAGGCTCCCCCGGGTGCACAAGGGCTCAGCCGGCCCCCCGCAGGCCTTATCCTGAGGGTGACTTCCCACGGTCTCAGCAGCAGCCCTGACCTGATGCTGCGGCCGCCACAGGGGCAGCTCCTGTGGACCCCACGTGCCTCCCTCTGAGCAACTCCCCAGTGTCCCTGGGTTGTGGGCTCCTCTGTGTGTTCCCTGAGCAGGCACGGCAGCTCCAGAAAAGCAGGGCAGGGTCTTTTCCAGCCCGCAGCCCAGACCTGGCCTTGCCCCCACGGTGCATGTGTGCGTgagcgtgtgcatgtgtgtgtatccaTGTGTGTTTGCACAGATGTGTTAGATGTACATATCTGTGGATGTACCTGTGCACACATGCGTGTGAATGTGTGTATGATGCACCCAGTTGGGTGTGTGCTGGTgtgaatgtgcatgtgtgtgaagtgTGCactgtgtgcacgtgtgtgtatcCGTATATGCACGCTCACTTGGGCTCCCTCCCTGTGCCTGGAGCCAGGGATGAGCGCACTGAGCGCCTGCTGTATGCTGCGCTGGCACTGTTGGGGTGAGTGTGGGCTCCGTGGGTGGGCAGGGCAGGCCTGGCCGACAGAGGTGGGCTTGTGGGGTTTCGGAGGCAGCCCAGGTGGAGGGCGGGTGGGGGAGGGCTGTCAGCAGGTGCCGGGGGGCCTCGGAGGGCACGGGGTCAACTGCAGCTGGTAGGGTATGCCCGCCCTCTGGCCGCTCCTTTGTCCCTCGTCACAGGAAGCATCTGGGCCCCGACACCAAACAGGTCCCACCCCAGCCGGCGGGGGGTACCTGGATAATGGGGGGGTCCTGGGTCCTGGGCCCGAGCCGCGGCCGCTCCAGGCAGGGAGGGGCCCTGTGCTCAGAGCAGGGTGAGGCCTCGGCCACCGGTCAGCCTCCACCAGCTGGGCGTACGGGGTCGGAGGGAGGGGCCAGTGTGTGTGTCGGTGACCGTGTCAGGATGGTGAGTGTGTCAGGAAGTGTGCCTGGTGAAAGGGTGTCGGTGGAGAGGATCTGAGGATGGTGAGTGTGTCCTGGGACTTGTGGACACATCCCGTGTGCACAGGCCTGGCCTCGGGGTGGGGTCCTGTCCCTCCTTAGGTGGTGGAGCATGTCCCTGTACCCACTCAGGGTGCCCTGCCCTCCGCAGCCCCCTGGCCTGGCCGGGCTTCCACATGGCAGGGAGCACCACCCACCCTGCTTGCCCCCACCACCTGCCCGTCAGGAGAGTGAAAGCTGGCTCCAGCCTCAGTTTACCCCTGTGCGGTGTGGATGTGTCTGTCCCCTCCATGAGGCGTCCATCTGTACCTGTGATTTCCTGGGCTGTGGTTTGGGCATGCAAAGGGTTGGGGACTGGGGAGCAGCTGTGGGAATGCCCACGAGGCTGGGCTGGGTGGAGGGAACCCAACCTGCAGTGCTCTCAGGGGCCCCCCATCCCGCCTCCACCAACTGCCTAGCTCCCACATGCTCCAGGCCCTGCTGGCCTCAgcccctgcctcagtttccctcggTCCGAGTGGATCAGAGGCCCCTGTGCTGGTATGAGGAGCGGTGTTCGGGGACCCCTCTGGGGAGCTTGGGCCTGCCTGCTGTGGGGGTGGCCCGCGGGCAGCAGGGCTGTGTGCTTTGGGGAGCGAGTTTGGGAGGGGCCTTCTCTGCCCCCGAGGGTTTGAACCCCCCGCCCGAGTCTCCGTTGTGCTCCCTAACAGGGAGGGCTGCCGGGCACTGTCCCTTCCCGCCGAGAGGCCGCCGTGCCCAGGGCTGGCAGGCTGTGGCGTGTGGCTGTGCATCTGGGTGTCTCTGTGCCTGTCCATGCCCGGGGGCCCCGGCCCCTCTGTCCTAGGCCTGGGTGGGGCCTCCGAAGACCCTTTTTGTTCTGATCCCCTGAGCGGCGGCATGTCGGGCAGTGACAGGTGGTGGACGGGGTCTGCCTGGGAGTGGGCTGGGCCCAGCCACGCTGCAGCTGTGCCCCCAGGAGCCCGAGGGATGGGGAGACTCTGGACCCTGGGCTCCGTGAGGCCCCAGCAGCCCGCCCAGGGCGGCAGGTTGTGTGTGCAGCAGCCACGCCTTTGCTTCTGGAGAGCCCCGCAGAGCGCTGCGCAGGGAGCCGGGCGCGGGACAGCTGCGGTGGCCCTGGGAACAAACGCCCAGTGGGCACTGTCACGCCCGGGTCGTCAGGGCCCCCGCAGTGCCAGGCTGCCAGCGCCGGACCTGGTTCAGGGACTCGTGTGGAACCCGGGGGCTGCAGGCGCGACGGCCCCAGCCCCACGCCTGGCTGGAACATGCTGGCGCCGTGTTCCGAATCGCAGTGCCTCCCGCCCCCAGGGGCACGGGGCAGGGCGGCGCAGCTCCGGGGCCGGGGAGGGCAGCTGTGGCCTCGGCTTAGCCCCGGCCGTGTGGCCTCAGGGCCGGCACCCCAGGCGTCCTCTCCCCCCAGGGCCTCGCGCTCGCACCCCCCAGCAGTAGTTACGACGTGGCGGGCTCGGGTGGCTCTGCAGACCGGCATCAGGGCCGCACTCCCTGGGTGGAGTGTCTGGGGCGGCCTGAGGCCTGGGCCGGCCACAGGCGCCACCTCCGGGCCCCACCCTGCGCCCTGACACTGCCCTCTGGCCCACAGGCCCCCCGAGGATGGCAGGCAGGGTGCTGCCGCGGCAGGTGGCCTGGCTGGGCCGCACGGTGCGGCTGCAGTGCCCTGTGGAGGGGGACCCGCCGCCTCTGGCCATGTGGAGCAAGGACGGCCGCACCATCCACAGCGGCTGGAGCCGCTTCCGCGTGCTGCCCCAGGGGCTGAAGGTCAAGGAGGTGGAGCGGGAGGACGCGGGCACCTACGTGTGCAAGGCCACCAACGGCTTCGGCAGCCTCAGCGTCAACTACACACTCATCGTGATGGGTCAGTGGGCCCTGCCCGGGCGGGCAGGGCGGGGGCAGCACCAGGAGCCCCCCTGCACTTTGGGGACCCTCGCCTGAGCAGGGCCGACACCCGCAGGCCGGGTGGCGCCCCGTGTCCCCCTGCCAGCCTGGGCGTGGCCCTCGGAACCAGGCAGCGGCTgccccctgtcccccaccccaccctgccaccACCGAGCCCAGCACTTGGGCCTGGCTTGTCCCCACCCTGGCAGGGGCCCCCAGAGCAGCAGCCCCAACCTTGGGCTCCCTCTCTCCTGGGGCACCCTGCACCCCCCACCTGCCACAGGTTCCTGCTGACACAGGGGCCCCAGGGTGGTGGTCCCCAgaagaggtggaggtgggggggcagGATGGGGCCGGGCGGGGCGGCCCTCCTGGCAGCGGCTCCTGGGCGGCAGACTGGACTTTGAGGCTCAGGTTACAGGGCTCAGAGGGGCCGCGGGAAGCGAATGGCCTCACTGTTCTCTTCTGCTCCTGGGCGCTGGGGACTGGACAGGTGTCCCCACTGCCCCGCCTCCCACATGCTGGCTGTGGCTGCCCCCGGCCCCCTCTCCGGGTTTCCCACCGTCCCATGGGAGCCTTCTGGGAGCCAGGCTCGCCCATCTCACAGAGAAGCCGGAGACGCCCGGCCTGCGGGACCCCAGTCTTGCTCTTCCCTGACTCGAAGCAAGGTCGGGGACCCCAGACGGCCTGGACATGGTCTCTGAGCAGATGGCAGGGCTGTGTCCCAGGGTCCCTTGGGCTTTGGGGTGGCGACACAGCGGCCATCCCATGGGCCTTCCAGGCGGGCTGAACCACCCAGGCCGCGGCCCCTTGAAGTGGGTTAGGGTTACCACAGCTGCCGCGGCCGGCCCTCTTGTCCAGGCCCTGCAGACCCCCTGGAGCCCTGGGGGGGAGGGCGGCAGCCACCCATCCCTGTTCCTGTCAGGGTCACCTGCACCGGGAAAGGCTGGACGGCTCTCTGGCCCCAGCTGTCTCTGGGATTCTGGGCATTGCTTGGGCCTGTGACTCGGCTTCCTGGGTTTTCTCAGCCTGGAGAGGCGGGGCCCTGCGGGGCTCCGGCCTGAGCGGTCACCATGCCGCCCTCCTCCAGCTGGGCCTTGGCTCTCTGCAGATGACGCCGGCGCCGGGAGGGAAGTGTCCGGGCCAGGCGGCTCCACAGGGGGCCAGGAGGACCCGGCCGGCAAGCAGTGGGGTGAGCACTGCAGAGTCGCGGCGGGTGGGGGCCATGTGCCTGGGCGCCCCCGCTGACCCCGTGCTCCCTGCAGCGCGGCCCCGCTTCACACAGCCTTCCAAGATGCGGCGCCGGGTGATCGCGCGGCCGGTGGGCAGCTCCGTGCGGCTCAAGTGCGTGGCCAGCGGCCACCCGCGGCCCGACATCACGTGGATGAAGGACGACCAGGCGCTGGCGCGGCCCGAGGCCAGCGAGGGCAGAAAGAGGAAGTGGACGCTGAGCCTCAAGAACCTGCGGCCTGAGGACAGCGGCAAGTACACGTGCCGCGTGTCCAACCGCGCGGGCGCCATCAACGCCACCTACAAGGTGGACGTGATCCGTGAGTGCGGGGCGCGGgccgggcggggggcggggcgtgCCTACGCGCGCTGATGCGGCGCCCCCCGCAGAGCGCACCCGCTCCAAGCCCGTGCTCGCAGGCGCGCACCCCGTGAACACCACCGTGGACTTCGGGGGCACCGCGTCCCTGCAGTGCAAGGTGCGCAGCGACGTGAGGCCGGTCATCCAGTGGCTGAAGCGTGTGGAGCACGGTGCCGAGGGCCGCCACAACGCCACCATCGACGTGGGCGGCCAGAAGTTCGTGGTGCTGCCCACGGGCGACGTGTGGTCGCGGCCCGATGGTTCCTACCTCAACAAGCTGCTCATCGCCCGGGCGCGCCGCGACGACGCCGGCATGTACATCTGCCTGGGCGCCAACACCATGGGCTACAGCTTCCGCAGCGCCTTCCTCACCGTGCTGCCGGGTGGGcggcccgccccgccccacccccacccccacccccacccccacctccacccacagGGTCCCGGCCCCTCCCACCACATCCCTGGCTCCGCCCCGTCCCCGCCCACCGCACCCCTGGCCCCGCCTCACCTCCGCCCCACCCTCTCCCACCTCCCTGCAGACCCGAAGCCACCGGGGCCCCACGTGGCGCCCTCGTCCCCGAGCAGTAGCCTCCCGTGGCCGGTGGTCATCGGCATCCCGGCGGGCGCCGTCTTCCTCCTGGGTACCGTGCTGCTGTGGCTGTGCCAGACCAAGAAGAAACCGTGCGCACCCGCGCCAGCCCCGCCCCTGCACCGCGTGCCCACCCGCGACCGCGGCGGGGACAAGGACGCATCTGCCGTGGCCCTGGCTGCTGCTGCCGGCCTTGGGCTGTGCGATGAGCATGGATCCCCAGCAGGCCCCACACATCTGCTGGGCCCCAAGCTCTACCCCAAGCTGTATGCGgacgtgcacacgcacacacacacacactcgcacaCGGAGGGCAGGACGCACCAGCACCAACACACCCACTGCCAGTGCTAGGGGCCGGCTGCTGCGCGGGGCTGTGACCCCTCCGCGTGTGCTGGGGTGGGCTTGCGTCCCCCGGAGGAAGGCAGAGGACAACGCAGGGACAGGACCCCTGGGGGGGGCGCAGCCAGTAGCAGGATGCCCGTGAGGACATGTCCACACCTGGTCACCTGCCAggatacacatacatgcacacagatGGGCATACGCGT from Tamandua tetradactyla isolate mTamTet1 chromosome 19, mTamTet1.pri, whole genome shotgun sequence carries:
- the FGFRL1 gene encoding fibroblast growth factor receptor-like 1 isoform X1, with product MTPSPASLLLLLPLLLLGTLPSAAAARGPPRMAGRVLPRQVAWLGRTVRLQCPVEGDPPPLAMWSKDGRTIHSGWSRFRVLPQGLKVKEVEREDAGTYVCKATNGFGSLSVNYTLIVMDDAGAGREVSGPGGSTGGQEDPAGKQWARPRFTQPSKMRRRVIARPVGSSVRLKCVASGHPRPDITWMKDDQALARPEASEGRKRKWTLSLKNLRPEDSGKYTCRVSNRAGAINATYKVDVIQRTRSKPVLAGAHPVNTTVDFGGTASLQCKVRSDVRPVIQWLKRVEHGAEGRHNATIDVGGQKFVVLPTGDVWSRPDGSYLNKLLIARARRDDAGMYICLGANTMGYSFRSAFLTVLPDPKPPGPHVAPSSPSSSLPWPVVIGIPAGAVFLLGTVLLWLCQTKKKPCAPAPAPPLHRVPTRDRGGDKDASAVALAAAAGLGLCDEHGSPAGPTHLLGPKLYPKLYADVHTHTHTHSHTEGRTHQHQHTHCQC
- the FGFRL1 gene encoding fibroblast growth factor receptor-like 1 isoform X2 is translated as MTPSPASLLLLLPLLLLGTLPSAAAARGPPRMAGRVLPRQVAWLGRTVRLQCPVEGDPPPLAMWSKDGRTIHSGWSRFRVLPQGLKVKEVEREDAGTYVCKATNGFGSLSVNYTLIVMDDAGAGREVSGPGGSTGGQEDPAGKQWARPRFTQPSKMRRRVIARPVGSSVRLKCVASGHPRPDITWMKDDQALARPEASEGRKRKWTLSLKNLRPEDSGKYTCRVSNRAGAINATYKVDVIRAHPVNTTVDFGGTASLQCKVRSDVRPVIQWLKRVEHGAEGRHNATIDVGGQKFVVLPTGDVWSRPDGSYLNKLLIARARRDDAGMYICLGANTMGYSFRSAFLTVLPDPKPPGPHVAPSSPSSSLPWPVVIGIPAGAVFLLGTVLLWLCQTKKKPCAPAPAPPLHRVPTRDRGGDKDASAVALAAAAGLGLCDEHGSPAGPTHLLGPKLYPKLYADVHTHTHTHSHTEGRTHQHQHTHCQC